Proteins from a single region of Nerophis lumbriciformis linkage group LG36, RoL_Nlum_v2.1, whole genome shotgun sequence:
- the pcdhb gene encoding protocadherin alpha-C2, with protein MSYAGQRMAFWTGVFVFCVAWPAALSVTRYSIAEEMERGSVVANLAADLGLEPGGLAQREVKLDIFHNKKYLDVNKKTGELFVVEKMDREYLCPSKPASCLLKLDVVIESPLRIFNIELGISDINDNAPHFRRDRVELDVSESATPGERFSLPNAVDPDVGINTVKTYKLSPSQHFTIEIQTGTDGTQYVDLVLTKALDREETAVHNLVLTAVDGGDPVRSGTANIIVRVQDTNDNPPRFDKQIYTIDMTENSPIGTVVMKLNATDLDEGPNSELVYSFTLYTSEKTQDVFALNPSTGEITVKGTIDYEDMKFYEMHVEARDKGEFPLQGQCKVVVHVTDMNDNYPEITIQSVKNTVNEDVPVGTVIALVAISDRDTGDNGNVNLYIHDSIPFVLNKSSDGPRHYKLLVSEPLDRESVPDYEITLIVRDSGTPSLSDNETITLHLLDVNDNVPHFPQSFYTIRVMENNAPGALLSSLSAFDPDLHENQYLVYFILEKEIANTSMSMLFSINPENGNLYALKTFDYEMEKDFLFHIEARDSGSPPLSSNVTVHIIIVDQNDNAPVIVSPWRAHGSVVEEKIPRSTDKGSLVAKVIALDVDSVHNSRITYHFLQVTDATLFSLDQYNGEIRTMRMFSYKDPRHQRLVVVAKDNGDPALSATVTIKLSTVETAVKAYSDMTEVPLEYDIFTDLNLYLVIGLGSVSFLLLITILVTIVLKCQNTKPSMSAPPSRNSVISERNSTIADSTLVSNDAYWYSLFLAETRKGKMVVRQPVPKGSRYMVSSIPRSTGMSETSGSATSTLQVSTF; from the coding sequence ATGTCTTACGCAGGACAACGGATGGCTTTTTGGACCGGTGTCTTTGTCTTTTGTGTGGCCTGGCCGGCTGCTTTGTCTGTGACGCGCTACTCCATCGCCGAGGAGATGGAGAGGGGCTCTGTGGTGGCCAACCTGGCCGCAGATTTAGGACTGGAGCCTGGAGGATTGGCGCAACGAGAGGTAAAACTTGATATTTTCCACAACAAAAAATACCTGGACGTCAATAAAAAGACGGGGGAGCTGTTCGTTGTGGAGAAAATGGACAGGGAGTATCTCTGTCCGTCAAAACCAGCTTCTTGTCTCCTCAAGCTTGATGTAGTCATAGAAAGCCCGTTGCGCATTTTTAACATTGAGCTTGGAATATCCGATATAAACGACAATGCGCCACATTTTAGACGAGATAGAGTTGAATTGGACGTGTCTGAATCGGCCACACCAGGGGAGAGGTTCTCCCTCCCTAATGCAGTGGATCCAGATGTTGGCATTAACACAGTAAAAACATACAAACTCAGCCCGAGCCAGCATTTCACTATCGAAATCCAAACAGGCACTGACGGGACGCAGTATGTAGATTTAGTGCTGACCAAGGCTTTGGACCGAGAGGAGACTGCGGTGCATAATTTAGTACTAACAGCAGTGGACGGTGGTGATCCGGTGCGCTCCGGCACCGCTAatattattgtgagagtgcagGACACAAACGATAACCCGCCTCGGTTTGACAAGCAGATTTACACAATTGACATGACAGAGAATTCTCCAATTGGGACCGTGGTGATGAAGCTCAACGCTACAGATCTTGACGAGGGTCCAAACTCGGAGCTGGTGTACTCCTTCACACTATACACATCAGAAAAAACCCAAGATGTGTTTGCTTTAAACCCAAGCACAGGTGAGATAACAGTAAAGGGGACTATCGACTATGAAGATATGAAGTTTTATGAGATGCACGTCGAAGCGAGAGACAAAGGCGAGTTCCCCCTCCAGGGACAGTGTAAAGTAGTCGTCCATGTCACGGATATGAATGACAATTACCCAGAAATCACCATCCAGTCTGTGAAAAACACCGTGAACGAGGACGTCCCCGTTGGAACTGTTATCGCCCTGGTGGCCATAAGTGACAGAGACACTGGCGATAATGGGAACGTCAACTTATACATTCATGACTCAATCCCTTTTGTTCTAAACAAGTCCTCGGACGGACCGAGGCATTACAAGCTCCTTGTGTCCGAGCCTTTGGATCGGGAATCAGTACCTGATTACGAAATCACACTCATAGTGAGAGACTCAGGAACACCATCTCTATCTGATAATGAAACAATTACTCTGCATCTGCTGGATGTGAATGATAATGTTCCACACTTCCCTCAGTCCTTTTATACCATACGTGTGATGGAGAATAACGCTCCTGGCGCCTTGCTCAGTTCACTCAGTGCGTTTGACCCTGACCTCCATGAGAACCAGTACCTAGTTTACTTCATCCTCGAGAAGGAGATAGCCAACACCTCCATGTCCATGCTGTTCTCCATCAATCCGGAGAACGGGAACCTTTACGCACTAAAGACTTTTGACTACGAGATGGAGAAGGATTTTCTTTTCCACATTGAGGCCAGAGACTCCGGCTCTCCTCCACTCAGTAGCAACGTCACAGTCCACATCATTATCGTCGACCAGAACGACAACGCTCCAGTTATTGTCTCTCCTTGGCGAGCGCACGGCTCCGTGGTGGAGGAGAAGATCCCCAGATCCACTGATAAAGGATCTCTGGTTGCCAAGGTGATAGCTTTGGACGTGGACTCGGTGCACAACTCTCGAATCACCTACCACTTCCTGCAGGTGACTGATGCCACCTTGTTCAGTCTGGACCAGTACAACGGAGAGATCCGAACCATGAGGATGTTCAGTTACAAAGATCCTCGCCACCAGAGACTGGTTGTTGTTGCCAAGGACAACGGGGATCCGGCTCTCTCTGCTACAGTCACCATCAAGCTGTCCACGGTGGAGACTGCTGTGAAGGCCTACTCGGACATGACTGAGGTCCCTCTGGAATACGACATTTTCACAGACCTCAACCTGTATCTGGTCATCGGTCTGGGCTCAGTGTCCTTCCTGCTGCTCATCACCATCTTGGTCACCATCGTGCTCAAATGTCAGAATACCAAGCCCAGCATGTCGGCTCCTCCCAGCAGGAACAGTGTGATCAGTGAGAGGAACTCAACAATCGCAGATTCCACTCTGGTGTCCAACGACGCCTACTGGTACAGTCTGTTTCTAGCCGAGACCAGAAAAGGAAAGATGGTGGTCCGGCAGCCTGTGCCAAAGGGTTCCAGATACATGGTGTCCAGTATTCCCAGGAGCACAGGCATGTCTGAGACTAGTGGCTCTGCTACTTCAACCTTACAGGTAAGCACATTTTGA